Genomic DNA from Halobaculum sp. CBA1158:
GGAAGGACGCCCTGCCGGAGGACCAGCGGCTCACCCTCGAGGTGGCGCGCTACCTGCGTGAGGGGTACCTCCAGCAGAACGCCTTCATCGACGTGGACATGTACTGTCCGCCCGAGAAGACGTACGCGATCCTCGAGACCATCCAGACGTTCAACGACGAGGCGTTCGACGCGCTCGACGCGGGCGTCCCCATCGAGGACATCACGAGCATCGACGCCGCGCCCCAGCTCAACCGGATCGCGACCCAGGAGGACTGGGAGGCGTTCGTCGACGAGCTTCAAGAAGACATCATCGAGCAGCTCCGCTCGCTCTACTGAACCATGAAAGAGTACCAAACCATCACGGAAGTCAGCGGCCCGCTGGTGTTCGCCGAGGTCGACGAGCCCATCGGCTACGACGAGATCGTCGAGATCGAGACGCCAAGCGGCGAGACGAAGCGCGGCCAGGTCCTCGAGAGCGAGGACGGGGTCGTCGCGATCCAGGTGTTCGAGGGCACCACCGGCATCGACCGCAACGCCTCGGTCCGCTTCCTTGGCGAGACGCTGAAGATGCCCGTGACCGAGGACCTGCTCGGTCGCGTCCTCGACGGCTCCGGCAACCCGATCGACGGCGGCCCGGAGATCGTCCCCGACGAGCGGCGCGACATCGTCGGCGCGGCGATCAACCCGTACAGTCGGGAGTACCCCGAGGACTTCATCCAGACGGGCGTCTCGGCCATCGACGGGATGAACACGCTCGTGCGCGGCCAGAAGCTCCCGATCTTCTCGGGCTCCGGCCTGCCGCACAACGACCTCGCGCTCCAGATCGCCCGACAGGCGACCGTCCCGGAGGAGGAGGGCGAAAGCGACGAGGACGAGTCGGAGTTCGCGGTGATCTTCGGTGCGATGGGCATCACCCAGGAGGAGGCCAACGAGTTCATGGAGGACTTCGAGCGGACGGGTGCGCTCGAGCGCTCGGTCGTCTTCATGAACCTCGCGGACGACCCCGCCGTCGAGCGGACGGTCACGCCGCGGCTGGCCCTGACGACCGCCGAGTACCTCGCGTTCGACAAGGGGTACCACGTGCTCGTCGTCCTGACGGACATGACCAACTACTGCGAGGCGCTCCGGGAGATCGGTGCCGCCCGCGAGGAGGTGCCCGGCCGGCGTGGCTACCCCGGGTACATGTACACCGACCTGGCGCAGCTGTACGAGCGCGCGGGTCGCCTCAAGGACCGCGACGGCTCCGTCACGCAGATCCCGATCCTCACGATGCCGGGCGACGACGACACCCACCCGATCCCCGACCTGACGGGGTACATCACGGAGGGGCAGATCATGATGGATCGCCCGCTTCACAGCCAGGGCATCCAGCCGCCCGTAAACGTCCTCCCCAGCCTCTCGCGGCTGATGGACGACGGTATCGGCGAGGGGCTCACCCGCGCCGACCACGGTGACGTGTCCGACCAGATGTACGCGGCGTACGCGGAGGGCGAGGACCTGCGCGACCTCGTGAACATCGTCGGTCGCGAGGCGCTCTCCGAGCGCGACAACAAGTACCTCGACTTCGCCGACGCCTTCGAGGAGGAGTTCGTCGAACAGGGCTTCGACACCAACCGCACGATCGACGAGACGATCGAACTCGGCTGGGACCTGCTGTCGACGCTGCCGAAGACGGAGCTCAACCGCGTCGACGAGGACCTCATCGAGGAGCACTACCGCGAGGACGCCTCCGCCGCCGACGCCGAGGAAGTCTCGGCGGACTGAACGCCCGACCCGCGGGCCCGATTTTTTCGCAGACGACGGCGCGGACGACGCACGATCGGGACGGCGCGAGCCTCGACGGGTGCGTCGGCCGATCGTCCGCTATCGGTCGCGCCCGATCGTCACACGCGCACGCCGACTAACAAGGATTAACACCCTCGCCGCGCAACCGTCAGGCAAGACTATGGCGGAGGACGTCAAGCCGACCCGGAAGAACCTCATGGAGATCGAGGACCGTATCGACCTCTCCGAGCGGGGGCACGACACGCTCGAACAGAAGCGAGACGGCCTCATCATGGAGTTCATGGACATTCTCGATCAGGCGCAGGACGTCCGCGACCAGCTCGAGACGGACTACGACGACGCGCAGGACAAGATCAACAAGGCGCGCGCGATGGAGGGCGACGTGGCCGTCCGCGGCGCGGCGGCGGCGCTGAAGGAGCACCCCGAGATCACGACCCAGTCGAAGAACATCATGGGCGTGGTCGTGCCGCAGATCGAGTCCTCGAAGGTGCGGAAGAACCTCGACGAGCGCGGCTACGGCGTGCTCGGATCCTCGGCGCGCATCGACGAGGCGGCCGACGCATACGAGGAGCTGCTGGAGTCGATCATCCTCGCCGCGGAGGTCGAGACGGCGATGAAGAAGATGCTCGAGGAGATCGAGACCACCAAGCGCCGCGTCAACGCCCTGGAGTTCAAGCTCCTGCCCGAACTCAACGAGAACAAAGAGTACATCGAACAGAAGCTCGAGGAGCAGGAGCGCGAGGAGATCTTCCGCCTCAAGAAGATCAAGGCGAAGAAGGAGGAGGAAGAGAAGGAAGAAGAGCGCGAGGCCGCCGCGAAGGCCGAGGCCGAGGCGCTCGAGGCCGGCGTCGCCGAGAGCGACGACTGATCGGGTCGGATCGGGTCGTCGCGTGCGCGGTTCGGTCGGTCAGCCCCACCCGTTTTATCTCCTCTCGCTCGCGACGCGACGTATGGTCTGTCCCGACTGTGAGGCCGCCGACCCGGTCGCGTTCGCGGTTCCCTCCGAACTCCGCGACCACGCGCCGGCGACCGCGACGGTCGCGAGCATCTGTCCGAACTGTCTCTCGGTCGCGAGCGCGTCCGAGACGGCGACCGACGGGGACCCCGAGTTCTCCCGAGTCCACGAGTCGTTCCCCGCCGGTGACGCCGGGGTGGCGTTCGCGCTGTTGATCGGCACGCTCCCGTCGATCGCGTTGCGAAAGTCGTCCGCGCGCGCCCTCCGCGAGGCCGCAGAGCGCGATGGCGCGGACGTGTCGCTGGCGTTCGACCGACTGATCGCGGCCGTCCACGACGCCGAGGTGGTGCCGACGTTCGACCTCGAACGGCGCGTGCGACAACTGAACTCGCTGCTGGGGTCCTGACGAGAGCGACGCGAGGCGGAACCGGGTGAAGACGGGGACTCAGCGGGGCCGGAGGTCGGCCGTCGAGTTTACGGAAAATTCGAGGCGAAAGCCTCGCCCTTCAGGGCGGGGATGAAGCCGACCAACAGTATTCAACCGCTGGCGGTGGCATAGACGGGGGTTCCAACGTAGTCTTTAATCCGTCCGATCGTGATAGTATAGATAGATGGCGAAGAGTACCCGTCATGCGAAATACGAACTCTACTACCACATAGTGTTCGTGCCGAAATATCGTCGTTCGCACCTGACGGGGAAGACGAAGGAACGTCTCGAAGCCATCTTCGCGGAAATCTGTGAAGACAAGGGCCTCGAACTGGCCGACTCCGAGGTCATGCCCGACCACGTACACCTGTTCATCGGAAGTCCACCCAAGAACGCCCCGTCACTCATCGTCAACTGGATCAAGGGGATTTCGGCGCGAAAGTACAATCAGCGGTACGACGACCGCGTGAAGTGGACTCGTTCGTACTACGTCGGTACGGCGGGAAGCGCAACGAAGGGCGCTGTCGAACAGTACATCGCTGAACAAGAGGGTGACGACGAATGAAGCGCGTCAACACCTTCGAGGTCGTCCCCCAGACCGAGAACGACAAAGAGTGCCTCCTACGGCTACTCGACGCCTCCGCCTCTCTGTGGAACGAACTCACCTATGAACGCCGTCAGAACTACTTCGGTGACGGCGACGTGTGGGACACTTCCGAGTACCGTGGACAGTACAACGGTGTCGTCGGAAGCGCGACTGTTCAACAGGTCACGCGCAAGAACAGCGAAGCGTGGCGCTCGTTCTTTGCCCTCACGGAGAACAGCGAGGACGCCAACCCTCCGTCGTACTGGGGCAACGGGGAGGACGGACGCGAACTCCGCACCTACATCCGCAACAACCAGTACACAATTGAGTGGGGCAAGCGTAGCCGTCTCGAAATTCCTGTAGGGCAAGAACTGAAAGACGAATACGGACTCGGCTACCATGAACGACTTCGCCTCGAAGTCCGAGGCAACCCGAATTGGGACGGCAAACAGGGTCGTCTGGAACTTGAGTACGACGAGGTGAGCGACACGTTCAGGGCTTTCCAACCAGTCACCGTACCTGATTCTCGACTGGATTCACCACTGGCTTCGGAAGAAGCCGCCCTCGACGTTGGCGCGAACAATCTCGTCGCCTGCTCCACGACTACTGGAAACCAGTACCTCTACGACGGACGGGAGTTGTTCGGACGGTTCCGCGAGACAACAGACGAGATCGCCCGGCTACAGTCGACACTCCGAGAGGGACGCTACAGTTCCAAGCGGATTCGGCAGCTGTACCGGCAGCGGACGAAGTGCCGTGACCACGCACAGAACGCGCTGGTGCGCGACCTCGTTGAACGGCTGTACGACGAAGGCGTTGCGACGGTGTACGTGGGTGATTTGACCGACGTGTTGGAAACGTACTGGTCGGTCAGGGTGAACGAGAAGACGCACAACTTCTGGGCGTTCAAGAAGTTCATCCACCGCCTCGCGTGCGTCTGTGAGGAGTACGGCATCAGTCTCGAAGTTGAGTCGGAAGCGTGGACGAGTCAGACATGTCCCGAATGTGGTGACCACGAGGAGACGGTTCGCCACGAGGATACGCTGACGTGTCCGTGTGGCTTCGAAGGTCACGCCGACCTCACGGCATCAGAGACGTTCCTTCAAGAAAATAGCGATACGGAAGTCAGGCCGATGGCACGGCCCGTGCGATTCGAGTGGGACGACCACAACTGGTCGGGGAAATCACACCCTCACGACAGTCCCAAAGAAGTGCGCACAAACCCGCAAGTTGCCTCCGTGGGTCGGTAGC
This window encodes:
- a CDS encoding V-type ATP synthase subunit D, translated to MAEDVKPTRKNLMEIEDRIDLSERGHDTLEQKRDGLIMEFMDILDQAQDVRDQLETDYDDAQDKINKARAMEGDVAVRGAAAALKEHPEITTQSKNIMGVVVPQIESSKVRKNLDERGYGVLGSSARIDEAADAYEELLESIILAAEVETAMKKMLEEIETTKRRVNALEFKLLPELNENKEYIEQKLEEQEREEIFRLKKIKAKKEEEEKEEEREAAAKAEAEALEAGVAESDD
- the tnpA gene encoding IS200/IS605 family transposase; amino-acid sequence: MAKSTRHAKYELYYHIVFVPKYRRSHLTGKTKERLEAIFAEICEDKGLELADSEVMPDHVHLFIGSPPKNAPSLIVNWIKGISARKYNQRYDDRVKWTRSYYVGTAGSATKGAVEQYIAEQEGDDE
- a CDS encoding transposase, which encodes MKRVNTFEVVPQTENDKECLLRLLDASASLWNELTYERRQNYFGDGDVWDTSEYRGQYNGVVGSATVQQVTRKNSEAWRSFFALTENSEDANPPSYWGNGEDGRELRTYIRNNQYTIEWGKRSRLEIPVGQELKDEYGLGYHERLRLEVRGNPNWDGKQGRLELEYDEVSDTFRAFQPVTVPDSRLDSPLASEEAALDVGANNLVACSTTTGNQYLYDGRELFGRFRETTDEIARLQSTLREGRYSSKRIRQLYRQRTKCRDHAQNALVRDLVERLYDEGVATVYVGDLTDVLETYWSVRVNEKTHNFWAFKKFIHRLACVCEEYGISLEVESEAWTSQTCPECGDHEETVRHEDTLTCPCGFEGHADLTASETFLQENSDTEVRPMARPVRFEWDDHNWSGKSHPHDSPKEVRTNPQVASVGR
- a CDS encoding ATP synthase subunit B, coding for MKEYQTITEVSGPLVFAEVDEPIGYDEIVEIETPSGETKRGQVLESEDGVVAIQVFEGTTGIDRNASVRFLGETLKMPVTEDLLGRVLDGSGNPIDGGPEIVPDERRDIVGAAINPYSREYPEDFIQTGVSAIDGMNTLVRGQKLPIFSGSGLPHNDLALQIARQATVPEEEGESDEDESEFAVIFGAMGITQEEANEFMEDFERTGALERSVVFMNLADDPAVERTVTPRLALTTAEYLAFDKGYHVLVVLTDMTNYCEALREIGAAREEVPGRRGYPGYMYTDLAQLYERAGRLKDRDGSVTQIPILTMPGDDDTHPIPDLTGYITEGQIMMDRPLHSQGIQPPVNVLPSLSRLMDDGIGEGLTRADHGDVSDQMYAAYAEGEDLRDLVNIVGREALSERDNKYLDFADAFEEEFVEQGFDTNRTIDETIELGWDLLSTLPKTELNRVDEDLIEEHYREDASAADAEEVSAD
- a CDS encoding DUF6276 family protein produces the protein MVCPDCEAADPVAFAVPSELRDHAPATATVASICPNCLSVASASETATDGDPEFSRVHESFPAGDAGVAFALLIGTLPSIALRKSSARALREAAERDGADVSLAFDRLIAAVHDAEVVPTFDLERRVRQLNSLLGS